The Tenacibaculum jejuense genome includes a window with the following:
- a CDS encoding PorP/SprF family type IX secretion system membrane protein, which yields MKNTFLTFVLLIFSVARLSSQEVDLPQYVNHMADNPFLISPAYAGIGAGLQFRLNGVSQWLGVKDAPNTQSLSVEARLAERFGGGLTVFNDKNGFTSQKGVRLSLASHLTLSDLYDSFLSLGLSYSFIQFGIDTSEFENPFNPGAPVNLPNRVLNSSNFDISMLYRFGRFAISGNVVNLLDKKIDDFNSGEPTVLRRYSVYTNYNFRVNRNTEFEPSLFVEHFESTNRTRFDFNVKLRKRIRDGYVWGGVSYTSLIDQPFRPNALAPLFGIKKNKLYVSYGFSLTLNEIIGLNNGTHMITLGFDYDRRPSLARCTRKMIMF from the coding sequence ATGAAGAATACATTTTTAACATTTGTGCTACTGATTTTTTCAGTAGCACGTTTATCAAGCCAAGAGGTAGATTTACCCCAATATGTCAACCACATGGCAGATAATCCTTTTTTAATATCTCCAGCTTATGCAGGAATTGGAGCTGGACTCCAATTTCGTTTAAACGGAGTAAGTCAATGGTTAGGTGTTAAAGATGCACCTAACACGCAATCTCTAAGTGTGGAAGCAAGATTAGCAGAACGATTCGGAGGTGGATTAACTGTTTTTAATGATAAAAACGGTTTTACTAGTCAAAAAGGAGTTCGTCTTTCATTAGCAAGTCACTTAACATTGAGTGATCTATATGACAGTTTTTTATCTTTAGGTCTTAGTTATAGTTTCATTCAATTTGGAATAGATACTTCAGAGTTTGAAAATCCATTCAATCCTGGAGCACCAGTAAATTTACCAAACAGAGTTTTAAATTCATCAAACTTCGATATTAGTATGTTATATCGATTTGGTAGATTCGCCATTAGTGGTAATGTTGTTAATTTATTAGACAAAAAAATTGATGATTTTAATTCCGGAGAACCTACTGTTTTAAGACGTTATTCTGTATACACAAATTATAATTTTAGAGTAAATAGAAATACAGAGTTCGAACCTTCTTTATTTGTAGAGCATTTTGAGTCTACTAATCGTACTAGATTTGATTTTAATGTAAAATTAAGAAAGAGAATTCGTGATGGTTATGTATGGGGTGGAGTTAGTTATACTTCTTTAATAGACCAGCCATTTAGACCAAATGCATTGGCGCCTTTATTTGGAATAAAAAAGAATAAATTATATGTTTCTTATGGATTCAGTTTAACGTTAAATGAAATCATAGGATTAAACAACGGAACACATATGATTACACTTGGTTTTGATTATGATCGTAGGCCAAGTTTAGCAAGATGTACAAGAAAAATGATTATGTTCTAA
- a CDS encoding T9SS type B sorting domain-containing protein gives MFDSGAGVIVSRTGTGGATVSFAVSSADTYTVNVYDIGVTPVCSRTRTITVNPVILPDFTASAIDNGNCNGSNEGIIEMVAVDNGLLPLSYEINGTLTAGGTFTATTTTTQFTGLAPGDYVVTATGTNGCTSNSATITITELPVVNFTTAPVVTGFGCTTDNNTDSAVVTVNASDVSGGSGNYVRVEFVYDNGTAATGDDITQDGTSFSFTTSNVLGGNVSITVFDDEGCSANTTAFIPAFNALSNPQVTVTKDIDCRVLPAGGEEITVSVDLTSALGAGEDLIFTITGAGGFTSSNTVNGPSAGSTVSSSFTGLGSDIYSITIENSVTRCVLTTSHQVDAIPSFDLDINRDSNVVCFGDTNGSITFDFASSSPYAGAYDYQIFNTNGTAAPGDDFTVGGLVSVAAGSGPVTVNTLGAGTYYVEVTMTDSPFCPVSSAEVTIDSPTAALDFTTVDVNPTCNGSNDGSITVNAVGGWGSYEYQLEDGSGVLVAYTTSNVFTGSSSLPLVDGTYTVRVRDANGCIDSDTVTLTEPAAVTFSLVKDDNACDLTGGGSITVTALGGSGSYTYILLDGGGVEIRNQTTNVFTNLPAGNYTVQVNDSNSCPGTSPSPTITLEPNLEFALNTTKLLDCSASPDATIELSISSGSGNYEYEVFDSGAGVIVSRTGTGGATVSFAVSSADTYTVNVYDIGVTPVCSRTRTITVNPVILPDFTASAIDNGNCNGSNEGIIEMVAVDNGLLPLSYEINGTLTAGGTFTATTTTTQFTGLAPGDYVVTATGTNGCTSNSATITITELPVVNFTTAPVVTGFGCTTDNNTDSAVVTVNASDVSGGSGNYVRVEFVYDNGTAATGDDITQDGTSFSFTTSNVLGGNVSITVFDDEGCSANTTAFIPAFNALSNPQVTVTKDIDCRVLPAGGEEITVSVDLTSALGAGEDLIFTITGAGGFTSSNTVNGPSAGSTVSSSFTGLGSDIYSITIENSVTRCVLTTSHQVDAIPSFDLDINRDSNVVCFGDTNGSITFDFASSSPYAGAYDYQIFNTNGTAAPGDDFTVGGLVSVAAGSGPVTVNTLGAGTYYVEVTMTDSPFCPVSSAEVTIDSPTAALDFTTVDVNPTCNGSNDGSITVNAVGGWGSYEYQLEDGSGVLVAYTTSNVFTGSSSLPLVDGTYTVRVRDANGCIDSDTVTLTEPAAVTFSLVKDDNACDLTGGGSITVTALGGSGSYTYILLDGGGVEIRNQTTNVFTNLPAGNYTVQVNDSNSCPGTSPSPTITLEPNLEFALNTTKLLDCSASPDATIELSISSGSGNYEYEVFDSGAGVIVSRTGTGGATVSFAVSSADTYTVNVYDIGVTPVCSRTRTITVNPVILPDFTASAIDNGNCNGSNEGIIEMVAVDNGLLPLSYEINGTLTAGGTFTATTTTTQFTGLAPGDYVVTATGTNGCTSNSATITITELPVVNFTTAPVVTAFGCTTENFTDAAVVTVNASDVSGGSGNYVRVEFVYDNATPADTTDDITQNSGSFDFAVSNILGGNVSITVFDDEGCSANTTAFIPAFNALSNPQVTVTKDIDCRVLPAGGEEITVSVDLTSALGAGEDLIFTITGAGGFTSSNTINGPSAGSTVSSNFTGLGTGSYNITIENTSTRCIIATSHQVLDIPTFDLDINRGNNVSCITDTDGSLIFDFAASTPYTGTFDYQVFNTNGTTNTADDFTVGGLVSVAAGSGPVTVNMLAAGTYYVEVTMTDNPFCPVTSPEVIIEAPTAALSIALSTTPITCVTNDSGEVTITPTGGWGGYEYQLINSTTSTTVQAFGTNNIIGGLTAGNYEVTVVDANGCSIVDTFTLTDPTIIDFVPQVTTQIECEGDETAVITVTGVTGGAQVATPVYSYSLEFPDGTSTAIQSSNIFTGLGAGVYQVTVYDEFSCRNTRSITVNEPTEIIASAVVTSIISCTSPNATVEVSGMGGTGAYEYSVDGSTFVASNVFSVPAGDHEFYVRDANNCISDPFVVSIPALEPLVATLDASLGFITCNGNADAVLSATTTGGLGNNMYELIDVNTSSSIAGPQADNTFRNIGPGTYLIRVTSFDCTDDTREVTIEDPDLLETTATVVNVSCNGLTDGSITLNTIGGTGTYVYEIDTAPGRFQSSNVFTDLAAGMYTITVLDENGCPNTLNVEVLEPAILEAEIDLTSVVQQPCVTDPAPSFTVNIMGGTPPYTLRLSDGSAPVTLAITETSFTYNNLNSGQSYAVIVTDSRGCRVPTPLTITFDPAVDLGFEELNVTYDCTQQATITATVDEIYRDEVVYMLTGPESASNDTGIFPVNTPGTYTVEVTHAVGLGCTPPSRQITVIPVAPLVFTEANIDHSQLNMLIANASGGIGPYEYSIDGSAFTSENTFTINQTRDYVITVRDDRGCEETVTVRGEFITIDVPNFFTPDGDSQQDFWYPINVQPYHNIKVYIYDRYGRELQLYSGIQQGWDGTYQGRPLPSGDYWYTIEFTEITGEEKRLIGHFTLYR, from the coding sequence GTGTTTGATAGTGGAGCAGGAGTAATTGTAAGTCGTACAGGAACAGGAGGAGCTACAGTTAGTTTCGCAGTTTCATCGGCAGATACGTATACAGTAAATGTTTATGATATAGGAGTTACACCAGTTTGTTCACGTACTCGTACGATCACAGTTAATCCAGTAATATTACCAGACTTTACAGCATCGGCTATAGACAATGGTAATTGTAATGGAAGTAATGAAGGTATTATTGAGATGGTTGCAGTAGATAATGGATTATTACCATTAAGTTACGAAATCAATGGAACCTTAACAGCTGGAGGAACGTTTACTGCAACGACTACTACGACACAATTTACAGGTTTAGCCCCTGGAGATTATGTAGTAACAGCAACAGGAACAAACGGATGTACTTCGAATTCAGCTACGATTACCATTACAGAGTTACCAGTAGTAAACTTCACAACTGCTCCAGTAGTCACAGGATTTGGCTGTACTACAGATAATAACACAGATTCAGCAGTTGTTACGGTAAATGCTAGTGATGTATCAGGCGGAAGCGGAAACTATGTACGAGTAGAGTTTGTTTATGATAATGGTACAGCAGCTACAGGAGACGATATCACTCAAGATGGTACAAGTTTTAGCTTTACAACGAGCAATGTTTTAGGCGGAAATGTATCGATTACTGTTTTCGATGATGAGGGATGTTCAGCAAATACTACAGCCTTTATTCCAGCGTTCAATGCGTTAAGTAATCCACAGGTTACAGTTACAAAAGATATTGATTGTAGAGTTTTACCAGCAGGAGGTGAGGAGATCACAGTTTCAGTAGATCTTACAAGTGCATTAGGAGCAGGTGAAGATTTAATATTCACAATTACAGGTGCAGGAGGATTTACTTCAAGTAATACGGTAAATGGTCCATCAGCAGGTAGTACAGTGAGTAGTAGCTTTACAGGATTAGGTAGTGATATTTATAGTATAACTATCGAGAACTCAGTAACACGTTGTGTACTGACGACCTCACATCAAGTTGATGCAATTCCAAGTTTTGATTTAGATATTAACAGAGACAGTAATGTTGTTTGTTTTGGAGATACAAACGGCTCAATCACTTTTGATTTTGCTAGTAGTAGTCCATATGCAGGCGCATACGATTACCAGATATTCAACACCAATGGTACAGCAGCTCCAGGAGATGACTTTACAGTAGGAGGATTGGTATCAGTAGCAGCAGGCTCAGGTCCAGTTACAGTTAATACTTTAGGTGCAGGTACTTATTATGTTGAAGTTACCATGACCGATAGTCCATTCTGTCCAGTTAGTTCAGCAGAAGTGACAATAGATTCACCAACAGCTGCACTAGACTTTACTACTGTTGATGTAAATCCAACCTGTAATGGAAGCAATGATGGAAGTATTACAGTAAACGCAGTAGGCGGATGGGGTAGTTATGAATATCAATTAGAAGATGGTTCAGGAGTTTTAGTAGCTTATACAACAAGTAATGTATTTACAGGAAGTTCAAGTCTACCATTAGTTGACGGTACTTATACAGTTCGTGTACGAGATGCTAATGGTTGTATAGATAGCGATACAGTTACTTTAACTGAACCAGCAGCAGTTACCTTTAGTTTAGTAAAAGATGACAATGCTTGTGATTTAACTGGAGGCGGAAGCATCACAGTTACCGCATTAGGTGGTTCAGGAAGTTACACATATATTTTATTAGATGGCGGAGGAGTAGAGATTCGTAACCAGACTACCAATGTATTTACGAATTTACCAGCAGGAAATTACACTGTTCAGGTTAATGATAGTAATAGTTGTCCAGGTACAAGTCCAAGTCCAACCATTACATTAGAGCCAAACTTAGAGTTTGCATTAAATACGACCAAGTTATTAGATTGTAGTGCAAGTCCAGATGCTACGATAGAGTTATCGATTAGTTCAGGATCAGGGAACTATGAATATGAAGTGTTTGATAGTGGAGCAGGAGTAATTGTAAGTCGTACAGGAACAGGAGGAGCTACAGTTAGTTTCGCAGTTTCATCGGCAGATACGTATACAGTAAATGTTTATGATATAGGAGTTACACCAGTTTGTTCACGTACTCGTACGATCACAGTTAATCCAGTAATATTACCAGACTTTACAGCATCGGCTATAGACAATGGTAATTGTAATGGAAGTAATGAAGGTATTATTGAGATGGTTGCAGTAGATAATGGATTATTACCATTAAGTTACGAAATCAATGGAACCTTAACAGCTGGAGGAACGTTTACTGCAACGACTACTACGACACAATTTACAGGTTTAGCCCCTGGAGATTATGTAGTAACAGCAACAGGAACAAACGGATGTACTTCGAATTCAGCTACGATTACTATTACAGAGTTACCAGTAGTAAACTTCACAACTGCTCCAGTAGTCACAGGATTTGGCTGTACTACAGATAATAACACAGATTCAGCAGTTGTTACGGTAAATGCTAGTGATGTATCAGGCGGAAGCGGAAACTATGTACGAGTAGAGTTTGTTTATGATAATGGTACAGCAGCTACAGGAGACGATATCACTCAAGATGGTACAAGTTTTAGCTTTACAACGAGCAATGTTTTAGGCGGAAATGTATCGATTACTGTTTTCGATGATGAGGGATGTTCAGCAAATACTACAGCCTTTATTCCAGCGTTCAATGCGTTAAGTAATCCACAGGTTACAGTTACAAAAGATATTGATTGTAGAGTTTTACCAGCAGGAGGTGAGGAGATCACAGTTTCAGTAGATCTTACAAGTGCATTAGGAGCAGGTGAAGATTTAATATTCACAATTACAGGTGCAGGAGGATTTACTTCAAGTAATACGGTAAATGGTCCATCAGCAGGTAGTACAGTGAGTAGTAGCTTTACAGGATTAGGTAGTGATATTTATAGTATAACTATCGAGAACTCAGTAACACGTTGTGTACTGACGACCTCACATCAAGTTGATGCAATTCCAAGTTTTGATTTAGATATTAACAGAGACAGTAATGTTGTTTGTTTTGGAGATACAAACGGCTCAATCACTTTTGATTTTGCTAGTAGTAGTCCATATGCAGGCGCATACGATTACCAGATATTCAACACCAATGGTACAGCAGCTCCAGGAGATGACTTTACAGTAGGAGGATTGGTATCAGTAGCAGCAGGCTCAGGTCCAGTTACAGTTAATACTTTAGGTGCAGGTACTTATTATGTTGAAGTTACCATGACCGATAGTCCATTCTGTCCAGTTAGTTCAGCAGAAGTAACAATAGATTCACCAACAGCTGCATTAGACTTTACTACCGTTGATGTAAATCCAACATGTAATGGAAGCAATGATGGAAGTATCACAGTAAACGCAGTAGGTGGATGGGGTAGTTATGAATATCAATTAGAAGATGGTTCAGGAGTTTTAGTAGCTTATACAACAAGTAATGTATTTACAGGAAGTTCAAGTCTACCATTAGTTGACGGTACTTATACAGTTCGTGTACGAGATGCTAACGGTTGTATTGATAGCGATACAGTTACTTTAACTGAACCAGCAGCAGTTACCTTTAGTTTAGTAAAAGATGACAATGCTTGTGATTTAACTGGAGGTGGAAGCATCACAGTTACCGCATTAGGTGGTTCAGGAAGTTATACATATATTTTATTAGATGGTGGAGGAGTAGAGATTCGCAACCAGACTACCAATGTATTTACGAATTTACCAGCAGGAAATTACACTGTTCAGGTGAATGATAGTAATAGTTGTCCAGGTACAAGTCCAAGTCCAACGATTACATTAGAGCCAAACTTAGAGTTTGCATTAAATACGACCAAGTTATTAGATTGTAGTGCAAGTCCAGATGCTACGATAGAGTTATCGATTAGTTCAGGATCAGGGAACTATGAATATGAAGTATTTGATAGTGGTGCAGGAGTAATTGTAAGTCGTACAGGAACAGGAGGAGCTACAGTTAGTTTCGCAGTTTCATCGGCAGATACGTATACAGTAAATGTTTATGATATAGGAGTTACACCAGTTTGTTCACGTACTCGTACGATCACAGTTAATCCAGTAATATTACCAGACTTTACAGCATCGGCTATAGACAATGGTAATTGTAATGGAAGTAATGAAGGTATTATTGAGATGGTTGCAGTAGATAATGGATTATTACCATTAAGCTACGAGATCAATGGAACCTTAACAGCTGGAGGAACGTTTACTGCAACGACTACTACGACACAGTTTACAGGTTTAGCCCCTGGAGATTATGTAGTAACAGCAACAGGAACAAACGGATGTACTTCGAATTCAGCTACGATTACTATTACAGAGTTACCAGTAGTAAACTTCACAACTGCTCCAGTAGTCACAGCATTTGGATGTACAACTGAAAACTTTACAGATGCAGCAGTTGTTACGGTAAATGCTAGTGATGTATCAGGTGGAAGCGGAAACTATGTACGAGTAGAATTTGTTTACGATAATGCTACTCCAGCAGATACAACTGATGATATTACTCAAAATAGTGGAAGCTTTGATTTCGCAGTAAGTAATATTTTAGGTGGAAATGTATCGATTACTGTTTTCGATGATGAGGGATGTTCAGCGAATACTACAGCCTTTATTCCAGCGTTCAATGCGTTAAGTAATCCACAGGTTACAGTTACAAAAGATATTGATTGTAGAGTTTTACCAGCAGGAGGTGAGGAGATCACAGTTTCAGTAGATCTTACAAGTGCATTAGGAGCAGGTGAAGATTTAATATTCACAATTACAGGTGCAGGAGGATTTACTTCAAGTAATACGATAAATGGTCCATCAGCAGGTAGTACAGTGAGTAGTAACTTTACAGGATTAGGTACTGGAAGTTATAATATAACTATAGAGAATACATCAACAAGATGTATAATAGCAACATCACATCAGGTATTAGATATACCAACTTTTGATTTAGACATCAATAGAGGTAATAATGTGAGTTGTATAACTGATACAGATGGTTCTTTAATATTTGATTTTGCTGCTAGTACACCATATACAGGTACTTTCGATTATCAAGTATTTAATACAAACGGAACTACAAATACAGCAGATGACTTTACAGTAGGAGGATTGGTATCAGTAGCAGCAGGCTCAGGTCCAGTTACAGTTAATATGTTAGCTGCAGGTACTTATTATGTTGAAGTTACCATGACAGATAATCCATTCTGTCCTGTTACATCACCAGAAGTAATTATTGAAGCTCCAACAGCAGCCTTAAGTATTGCTTTAAGTACAACTCCTATTACATGTGTTACAAATGATAGTGGAGAAGTTACAATCACACCAACAGGTGGATGGGGTGGTTATGAATATCAGTTAATAAATTCGACCACATCTACTACAGTTCAAGCCTTTGGAACTAATAATATTATAGGAGGTTTAACTGCAGGTAATTATGAAGTAACAGTTGTAGATGCTAATGGATGTTCTATTGTAGACACATTTACATTAACTGACCCTACAATAATAGATTTTGTTCCTCAAGTAACAACACAGATAGAATGTGAAGGTGATGAAACAGCAGTAATAACTGTTACGGGAGTAACAGGAGGAGCGCAAGTTGCTACACCAGTTTACTCATATAGCCTAGAATTCCCTGACGGAACTTCTACAGCAATTCAATCTTCTAATATATTTACAGGGTTAGGAGCAGGAGTATATCAAGTAACAGTTTATGATGAATTCAGTTGTAGAAATACAAGAAGTATCACTGTAAATGAGCCAACAGAAATTATTGCTAGTGCAGTAGTAACTAGTATTATTTCTTGTACTAGCCCAAATGCTACAGTTGAAGTTAGCGGAATGGGTGGTACAGGTGCTTACGAATATAGTGTAGACGGTTCAACGTTTGTAGCTTCTAATGTATTCTCAGTACCAGCAGGTGATCACGAGTTCTACGTTAGAGATGCTAACAACTGTATTTCAGATCCATTTGTAGTATCAATTCCAGCATTAGAGCCATTAGTAGCTACATTAGATGCTTCTTTAGGATTCATTACTTGTAATGGTAATGCTGATGCAGTTTTATCAGCTACAACTACTGGAGGTTTAGGAAATAATATGTATGAATTAATAGATGTTAATACATCTAGTTCTATAGCAGGACCACAAGCAGACAATACATTTAGAAACATAGGTCCAGGTACATATTTAATTAGAGTTACAAGTTTTGACTGTACAGATGATACACGTGAAGTTACTATTGAAGATCCAGACTTATTAGAAACTACAGCAACAGTAGTAAATGTAAGTTGTAATGGTTTAACAGATGGTAGTATTACTTTAAATACAATTGGAGGAACAGGAACTTATGTTTATGAAATTGATACAGCACCAGGTAGATTCCAATCTTCTAACGTGTTTACAGATTTAGCTGCAGGTATGTATACAATTACTGTATTAGATGAAAATGGTTGTCCTAATACATTAAATGTTGAAGTATTAGAGCCAGCAATTTTAGAAGCAGAAATAGATTTAACATCAGTTGTACAACAACCATGTGTTACAGATCCAGCACCTTCGTTTACAGTAAATATTATGGGAGGAACACCTCCATATACATTACGATTAAGTGATGGAAGTGCACCAGTAACATTAGCTATAACAGAAACTAGTTTCACTTATAATAACTTAAATTCAGGGCAATCATATGCTGTTATTGTAACAGATTCTAGAGGATGTAGAGTACCAACGCCATTAACAATAACTTTCGACCCAGCTGTTGATTTAGGTTTTGAAGAGTTAAATGTAACTTATGATTGTACTCAACAAGCTACCATTACTGCTACGGTTGACGAAATCTATAGAGATGAAGTTGTGTACATGTTAACTGGTCCAGAAAGTGCAAGTAACGATACTGGTATTTTCCCAGTAAATACACCAGGAACTTATACTGTAGAAGTAACGCATGCAGTAGGATTAGGATGTACGCCTCCTTCTAGGCAAATTACTGTTATTCCAGTAGCTCCATTAGTATTTACTGAAGCGAACATTGATCATTCTCAGTTAAATATGTTAATAGCAAATGCATCTGGAGGTATAGGACCATACGAATATAGTATAGATGGAAGTGCATTTACATCAGAAAACACATTTACAATAAATCAAACGAGAGATTATGTAATTACTGTAAGAGATGACAGAGGTTGTGAGGAAACTGTAACAGTAAGAGGTGAATTCATCACTATTGATGTTCCAAACTTCTTTACTCCTGATGGAGATTCTCAACAAGATTTCTGGTATCCAATTAATGTACAACCATATCATAATATAAAAGTTTATATTTATGACAGATATGGAAGAGAGTTACAATTGTATTCTGGAATTCAGCAAGGATGGGATGGAACATATCAAGGAAGACCATTACCTTCTGGAGATTACTGGTATACTATTGAATTCACAGAAATTACAGGTGAAGAAAAACGATTAATAGGACACTTTACGTTATATAGGTAA
- the tgt gene encoding tRNA guanosine(34) transglycosylase Tgt: MQFDLKLKDPKSKARAGVITTDHGTIETPIFMPVGTVASVKGVHQSELKDEINPDIILGNTYHLYLRPKTDILEQAGGLHKFMNWDRNILTDSGGYQVYSLSGRRKINEEGVKFKSHIDGSTHFFTPENVMEIQRSIGADIIMAFDECTPYPCDYNYAKNSMHMTHRWLKRCINHLEKTPLKYDYNQTLFPIVQGSTYTDLRKQSAEFIASVEAEGNAIGGLSVGEPAEEMYAMTDVVCSILPEDKPRYLMGVGTPINILENIALGVDMFDCVMPTRNARNGMLFTAHGTINIKNKKWENDFSAIDEMGITFVDTLYSKAYLRHLFASKELLGKQIASIHNLGFYLWLVREARKHILEGDFAVWKDKMVKQMSKRL; encoded by the coding sequence ATGCAATTTGACTTAAAATTAAAAGATCCTAAAAGTAAAGCGAGAGCAGGAGTTATAACCACAGATCATGGTACTATAGAAACTCCAATTTTTATGCCAGTTGGTACAGTAGCTTCAGTAAAAGGAGTACATCAATCTGAGCTTAAAGATGAAATAAATCCTGATATCATTTTAGGAAACACTTACCACTTATATTTAAGGCCAAAAACAGATATTCTTGAACAGGCTGGAGGATTGCATAAATTCATGAATTGGGATAGAAATATTTTAACCGATAGTGGTGGTTATCAAGTATATTCTCTTTCAGGTAGAAGAAAGATAAATGAAGAAGGAGTCAAGTTTAAGAGTCATATCGATGGTTCTACACATTTTTTTACTCCAGAAAATGTAATGGAAATTCAGCGTTCTATTGGAGCTGATATTATTATGGCTTTCGATGAGTGTACTCCATATCCATGTGACTATAATTATGCAAAAAATTCAATGCATATGACACATCGTTGGTTAAAACGTTGTATCAATCACTTAGAAAAAACGCCACTTAAATACGATTACAATCAAACATTATTTCCAATTGTTCAAGGAAGTACATATACAGATTTACGTAAGCAATCTGCAGAATTTATTGCTTCAGTAGAAGCAGAAGGAAATGCCATTGGAGGTTTGTCTGTAGGTGAGCCAGCTGAGGAAATGTATGCAATGACAGATGTAGTTTGTAGTATTTTACCAGAAGATAAACCAAGATATTTAATGGGAGTAGGAACACCAATTAATATTCTTGAAAATATAGCTTTAGGTGTTGATATGTTCGATTGTGTAATGCCTACCAGAAATGCTAGAAATGGAATGTTATTTACAGCACACGGAACAATAAATATTAAAAATAAAAAGTGGGAGAACGACTTTTCAGCTATAGATGAAATGGGAATCACTTTTGTAGATACTTTATATTCTAAAGCATACCTAAGACATTTATTTGCATCAAAAGAATTACTAGGAAAACAAATTGCTTCTATACACAATTTAGGATTTTATTTATGGTTAGTAAGAGAGGCAAGAAAACATATTTTAGAAGGAGATTTTGCAGTTTGGAAAGATAAAATGGTAAAACAAATGAGTAAACGATTATAA
- the rluF gene encoding 23S rRNA pseudouridine(2604) synthase RluF, translating to MNNSESTNLNKFISSTGICSRREAEKLIVAGRVTINGKPTQLGNRVFEGDIVKVDGKPLKAKPKTIYIALNKPVGIVCTTDSKERKNIVKFVGHPQRLFPIGRLDKPSEGLIFLTNDGDIVNKILRAGNNHEKEYIVTVNKEINERFITRMGNGIPILGTVTKKCKVTQINSNTFKIILTQGLNRQIRRMCEYLGYEVTKLKRTRIMNVALGSLKIGDWRELSSHEMDKINELVKTSVKTEEASKEKSPNNKKNKPKSKNYKSKFGRQRRSR from the coding sequence ATGAATAACAGTGAATCAACAAACCTTAATAAATTTATTAGCTCAACAGGAATTTGTTCTAGAAGAGAAGCTGAGAAATTAATTGTTGCAGGTAGAGTAACCATAAATGGTAAGCCAACACAACTGGGAAATAGAGTTTTTGAAGGTGATATTGTAAAAGTAGATGGGAAACCATTAAAAGCAAAACCAAAAACCATTTATATCGCATTAAATAAGCCTGTAGGTATAGTTTGTACAACAGATAGTAAAGAAAGAAAGAATATTGTAAAGTTTGTAGGCCACCCTCAACGATTATTTCCAATAGGTCGTTTAGATAAACCTTCTGAAGGATTAATCTTTTTAACAAATGATGGAGACATCGTCAACAAGATATTAAGAGCAGGAAACAATCATGAAAAAGAATATATTGTAACGGTTAATAAAGAAATTAACGAGCGTTTTATCACTAGAATGGGAAATGGAATTCCAATTTTAGGTACGGTAACAAAAAAATGTAAAGTCACCCAAATTAATTCAAATACATTTAAAATTATTCTTACTCAAGGCTTAAATCGACAAATTAGAAGAATGTGTGAGTATTTAGGATACGAAGTAACCAAATTAAAACGTACCCGAATCATGAATGTAGCTTTAGGAAGTTTAAAAATTGGAGATTGGAGAGAGCTTTCAAGTCATGAAATGGATAAAATCAATGAGTTGGTAAAAACTTCAGTAAAAACAGAAGAAGCTTCCAAAGAAAAATCACCTAATAACAAGAAAAATAAGCCCAAATCAAAGAATTATAAATCTAAATTTGGTAGACAAAGAAGAAGTAGGTAA